From a region of the Thiomicrorhabdus sp. genome:
- a CDS encoding heavy-metal-associated domain-containing protein, giving the protein METIFVENIKCGGCANGIKQKLATIDGVEKVDVDVEAGLVNCSFVNQDNNDELLDKVKQQLQSMGYPEVGSVAGLKAAGAKAKSFVSCAVGKMTDSSTNEDK; this is encoded by the coding sequence ATGGAAACTATTTTTGTTGAGAATATAAAGTGTGGTGGCTGTGCTAATGGTATTAAACAAAAATTGGCCACAATTGATGGTGTTGAGAAAGTGGATGTTGACGTTGAGGCAGGCCTGGTAAATTGCAGTTTTGTTAATCAAGACAATAATGATGAATTGTTGGATAAAGTAAAGCAACAATTACAATCAATGGGCTATCCTGAAGTAGGAAGTGTTGCCGGTTTAAAGGCAGCAGGAGCCAAAGCAAAATCGTTTGTGTCATGTGCGGTAGGAAAAATGACGGATTCTTCAACTAATGAAGATAAATAA
- the parE gene encoding DNA topoisomerase IV subunit B, translated as MSENYNASEIEVLTGLDPVRKRPGMYTDTTRPNHLAQEVIDNSVDEAIAGFANEISVIHHADGSMSIQDNGRGMPVDIHPEEGVPGVEVIMTRLHAGGKFSNKAYQFSGGLHGVGISVVNALSKKVEIQIKRDGKLHTISFANGDLLEPLEVTGKVGKKNTGTFVRFWPDASFFDSPKYALGRLTHLLRAKAVLSPGLKITFTDETTNETQEWFYENGLKDYLNDALDGQDRLPIEGFIGSSQTDNEGVEWAITWLVEPNENLMESYVNLIPTPQGGTHVNGLRAGATDAIREFCEFRNLIPRGVKITPEDAWLNVAFVLSAKVREPQFAGQTKERLSSRECVPFISGVVKDALSLWLNQHTEVAEKIAELVINNATNRSKKAKKVTRKKITSGPALPGKLADCTETDLTRTELFLVEGDSAGGSAKQARDKNFQAIMPLRGKILNTWEVESGQVLASQEIHDISVAIGVDPGSDDLSGLRYGKICILADADSDGLHIATLICALFVKHFSNLVAEGHIYVAMPPLYRVDVGKKVFYALDEAERQGILDRIAAEKLPGKVQVTRFKGLGEMNPSQLRETTMLPETRRLVQLSLVVDGGEDVNEVMDKLLAKKRAGDRKIWLEDKGDLAEI; from the coding sequence GTGAGTGAAAACTACAACGCATCTGAAATAGAAGTCTTAACCGGTTTAGATCCAGTACGAAAACGTCCGGGAATGTATACCGACACCACCCGCCCAAACCACCTTGCACAAGAAGTTATCGATAATAGTGTCGATGAAGCGATAGCAGGCTTTGCCAATGAAATTTCTGTTATTCATCATGCTGATGGATCAATGAGTATTCAAGATAACGGTCGCGGTATGCCGGTTGATATTCACCCGGAAGAGGGCGTACCTGGTGTAGAAGTGATTATGACTCGCTTGCACGCAGGGGGTAAATTCTCTAATAAAGCTTATCAATTCTCGGGTGGTTTGCATGGGGTGGGTATTTCAGTTGTTAATGCACTCTCTAAAAAAGTTGAAATTCAAATCAAGCGTGACGGTAAATTGCACACCATTAGTTTTGCCAATGGTGATTTGTTAGAGCCGTTAGAAGTTACTGGCAAAGTAGGCAAAAAGAACACAGGTACTTTTGTAAGATTCTGGCCAGATGCCTCGTTTTTTGATTCACCTAAATATGCTTTGGGTAGATTAACCCACTTATTAAGAGCTAAAGCCGTTTTAAGCCCAGGATTAAAAATCACCTTTACGGATGAAACCACCAATGAAACTCAAGAGTGGTTTTATGAAAATGGTTTAAAAGATTACCTAAACGATGCTTTAGATGGTCAAGACCGTTTACCAATTGAAGGGTTTATTGGTTCAAGTCAAACCGATAATGAAGGCGTTGAATGGGCAATTACTTGGCTAGTTGAACCAAATGAAAACTTAATGGAAAGTTACGTTAACTTAATTCCAACTCCGCAAGGTGGTACGCATGTAAATGGGTTAAGAGCGGGGGCAACTGATGCCATTAGAGAGTTTTGTGAATTCCGTAATTTGATCCCGCGAGGGGTTAAAATTACGCCAGAAGATGCCTGGCTTAATGTGGCATTTGTTCTATCTGCCAAAGTCAGAGAACCACAATTTGCCGGGCAAACTAAAGAGCGTTTATCGTCACGTGAATGTGTGCCGTTTATTTCTGGTGTGGTAAAAGATGCCTTAAGTCTTTGGCTAAATCAGCACACTGAAGTGGCTGAAAAAATTGCTGAGCTGGTTATTAATAACGCCACAAACAGAAGTAAAAAAGCCAAAAAAGTTACCCGTAAAAAGATTACCTCAGGGCCGGCTCTGCCAGGTAAATTAGCAGATTGTACCGAAACCGATTTAACGCGTACCGAGCTGTTTTTAGTTGAGGGTGATTCTGCAGGAGGGTCTGCAAAACAGGCTCGTGATAAAAACTTTCAAGCGATTATGCCGTTGCGAGGTAAGATTTTAAATACATGGGAGGTGGAATCAGGCCAGGTATTAGCCTCGCAAGAGATTCACGACATTAGTGTTGCCATTGGGGTTGACCCTGGTTCAGATGATTTAAGCGGATTGCGTTACGGTAAAATTTGTATTTTGGCTGATGCTGACTCTGATGGACTACATATTGCCACCTTAATCTGCGCGTTATTTGTTAAACATTTCTCTAATTTAGTGGCTGAAGGGCATATTTATGTAGCTATGCCGCCTTTATACCGTGTAGATGTAGGTAAAAAAGTTTTTTACGCCTTAGATGAAGCTGAACGCCAAGGTATTTTAGATCGTATTGCCGCCGAGAAGTTGCCAGGAAAAGTTCAGGTAACCCGTTTTAAAGGGTTGGGTGAAATGAACCCTTCTCAGTTAAGAGAAACCACAATGCTGCCAGAAACCCGCCGTTTAGTTCAGCTTAGCTTAGTGGTTGATGGGGGTGAAGATGTGAATGAAGTGATGGATAAACTTTTAGCTAAAAAACGAGCCGGCGATCGTAAGATTTGGTTAGAAGATAAAGGCGATTTAGCTGAAATTTAA
- the ung gene encoding uracil-DNA glycosylase has translation MINSDSNIKLDSSWLSYLEKEFNQPYMQALKAFLVNEKDQGKTILPKGNQWFNALNSTPLESVKVVILGQDPYPTVGHAHGLCFSVQPEVKPLPKSLLNINKELADDLGVNNQHTGNLQPWAEQGVLLLNAVLTVEAGKTNAHQNKGWEQFTDAVIQTINDQTEHTVFILWGAYAQKKGKMIDRNKHLVIESPHPSPLSAYRGFFGSKPFSKANQYLLENHRSAIDWQLP, from the coding sequence ATGATAAACAGTGACAGCAATATAAAACTAGATTCAAGCTGGCTATCTTATCTAGAAAAAGAATTTAACCAACCTTACATGCAAGCTCTCAAAGCTTTTTTGGTTAATGAAAAAGATCAAGGTAAAACTATTTTACCTAAAGGTAATCAGTGGTTTAATGCCTTAAATAGCACGCCACTAGAATCTGTTAAAGTGGTTATTTTAGGGCAAGATCCATACCCAACTGTAGGCCATGCTCATGGTTTGTGTTTTTCTGTTCAACCGGAGGTTAAACCCTTACCTAAATCCTTATTAAATATTAATAAGGAGCTTGCAGATGATTTAGGTGTAAACAACCAGCACACAGGTAATTTACAACCCTGGGCAGAGCAAGGTGTTCTATTGCTCAACGCAGTGTTGACCGTAGAAGCTGGTAAAACAAATGCTCATCAAAACAAAGGTTGGGAACAGTTTACCGATGCTGTGATTCAAACGATTAATGACCAAACTGAACACACCGTTTTTATACTTTGGGGAGCTTACGCCCAGAAAAAAGGCAAAATGATTGATAGAAACAAACACCTTGTTATCGAAAGCCCACACCCTTCTCCACTTTCGGCTTATCGTGGTTTTTTTGGTAGTAAGCCTTTTTCGAAGGCCAATCAATATCTACTAGAAAACCATCGTTCAGCAATTGATTGGCAGCTACCTTAA
- the pdxH gene encoding pyridoxamine 5'-phosphate oxidase, producing the protein MPNRDYHQERREYDLKQLAREELSLDPFVQFSHWMDEAVTQQIIDPTAMSVATVDNNHKPHSRVVLLKEVDDSGFVFYTHYDSAKGQQIENNPHACLLFFWPQLDQQIRIEGTLEKISRQQSEAYFHSRPRDSQLAAASSTQSTIVPGRKTLEMNYSIQEAEYEHIEVPCPDHWGGYRLVPNQFEFWQGRPNRLHDRFTYTLEKHHPDTNHQAWLIERLAP; encoded by the coding sequence ATGCCAAATCGAGACTACCATCAAGAACGTCGTGAATACGACCTTAAACAACTTGCTAGAGAAGAGCTTTCGCTTGACCCTTTTGTGCAATTTTCACACTGGATGGATGAAGCTGTAACACAACAAATTATAGACCCTACCGCCATGTCCGTGGCCACTGTAGATAACAATCACAAGCCACATAGCCGCGTTGTATTATTAAAAGAAGTCGATGACAGCGGCTTTGTTTTCTACACGCATTATGACAGTGCTAAAGGTCAGCAAATTGAAAACAACCCGCATGCATGTTTACTATTTTTTTGGCCGCAATTAGATCAACAAATTCGTATTGAGGGAACCTTAGAAAAAATTTCTAGGCAACAATCTGAGGCGTATTTTCACTCACGCCCAAGAGACAGTCAGCTGGCGGCGGCAAGCTCAACTCAGAGCACAATTGTTCCTGGACGTAAAACTTTGGAAATGAACTACTCTATTCAAGAAGCAGAGTACGAACATATTGAGGTGCCTTGTCCAGATCATTGGGGTGGTTATCGTTTGGTGCCTAATCAATTTGAATTTTGGCAAGGACGTCCAAATAGACTGCATGATCGCTTTACTTATACTCTAGAAAAACATCATCCAGACACAAATCACCAGGCCTGGTTAATTGAACGTTTAGCACCTTAA
- a CDS encoding EAL and GGDEF domain-containing protein produces the protein MNNIKNRQININLIVLGIVFAITFVSLFTYFPIYSNALEQKSQEMEDSAELQAILLKQIFTPVIKANSLYAKERETKTALEEIKSLWFKLNSNKPHQEFFLVHKNQTSGRLELLLSSKGDSPRPRHERLIKPSMYMAINGQYGVQSITDISDNIVLAAYAPIIDDEWGIVIMYDQSKMTPLFIENIAYTVFSALLISLIIWLVLRITLRNLSSRITQSEERYQQLLETSPDWLWETDEKGNITYSSHQTYALLGYKSDEILSHPINSLFANKDAKTSSLIWQQKLMLAEEFNNIEIEFLHKAGQLIYIQLSGRPMFNKRKKMIGYRGIARDITPLKQRENKINNMAYFDSLTHLANRRFMIDKLSKRISNQASSTLKPSSIIFIDLDNFKKINETRGHETGDHLIKIIAKRLQDYIPETDLLTRFSGDEFVILTKQTTDIIPSEFHNKMVNYLINLLAKINTPIHFDDKSIQVEASIGIAIIPKDGNTVSEILKNADNALLQAKSSGKNHYHFFDQSNQTKELERLKNSKQLKQAIAEQEFEVYYQLQYNTITNKIIGMEALLRWHHPESHKILSANEFLKNAYDTNHIVEIDEWVIKRVGKDIAKLTQTGINIPPISINLSSQKLEESSLPKMLEDTIKRNFISSSSIKVEITEGSLLHDLDKSMRTLQHLRQLGIKVCIDNFGIGYSSLSYIQSLPIESIKIDKSFIENIATSNSDMQICRTFIQLAKSLHLSIIAEGIQSEIQSEILKKEGCYIHQGYLYSRPESLDNIIDELSQNPLHT, from the coding sequence ATGAACAATATAAAAAATCGTCAGATTAATATTAACCTAATCGTTCTTGGAATTGTGTTTGCAATTACCTTTGTGAGTCTTTTCACTTATTTTCCAATCTACTCAAATGCATTAGAACAAAAATCTCAAGAGATGGAAGACAGTGCTGAGTTACAAGCCATATTGCTAAAACAAATTTTTACCCCCGTCATTAAAGCAAATAGTCTCTACGCCAAAGAGAGAGAAACTAAAACCGCTCTTGAAGAGATTAAAAGCTTATGGTTTAAACTCAATTCTAACAAACCGCATCAAGAGTTCTTTTTAGTTCATAAAAACCAAACAAGTGGAAGGTTGGAGCTACTGCTTTCTTCTAAAGGCGACTCGCCACGACCGAGGCACGAAAGACTCATTAAACCCTCAATGTATATGGCTATTAACGGTCAATATGGTGTACAAAGCATTACTGATATTTCAGATAATATTGTGCTTGCTGCCTATGCTCCCATAATCGATGATGAATGGGGTATTGTGATCATGTATGATCAAAGCAAAATGACACCACTCTTTATAGAAAACATCGCCTATACCGTATTTTCTGCTTTACTGATTAGCTTAATCATTTGGCTGGTGCTACGCATTACTTTGCGTAATTTAAGTTCAAGAATCACCCAATCAGAAGAACGCTATCAGCAATTACTCGAAACTTCACCTGACTGGCTCTGGGAAACAGATGAAAAAGGCAATATTACCTACTCTAGCCATCAAACTTACGCCCTATTAGGGTATAAATCTGACGAAATTTTATCTCATCCGATTAATTCACTATTTGCCAATAAAGATGCCAAGACCAGTAGTTTGATTTGGCAGCAAAAATTAATGCTCGCTGAAGAATTTAATAATATTGAAATTGAGTTTTTGCACAAAGCAGGTCAGCTGATTTACATCCAGCTAAGTGGTCGCCCAATGTTTAATAAACGTAAAAAAATGATTGGTTACAGAGGTATTGCCAGAGATATTACCCCTCTAAAACAACGTGAAAACAAAATTAATAATATGGCTTATTTTGATTCTTTAACGCATTTAGCTAACCGTAGATTTATGATAGATAAACTGAGCAAGCGTATTAGTAATCAAGCATCGAGCACATTAAAACCTTCTTCAATCATTTTTATTGATCTAGACAATTTCAAAAAAATAAATGAAACTCGAGGTCATGAAACCGGAGATCATTTAATAAAAATCATTGCCAAACGGTTACAAGATTACATCCCTGAGACAGATTTACTTACACGATTTAGTGGTGACGAATTTGTGATTTTAACAAAACAAACTACAGACATTATCCCCTCTGAATTCCACAATAAAATGGTCAACTATCTCATAAATTTATTAGCTAAAATCAATACCCCGATTCACTTTGACGATAAAAGCATTCAAGTTGAAGCAAGTATTGGTATTGCCATTATTCCAAAAGACGGTAATACCGTTTCAGAAATTTTAAAAAATGCTGACAACGCTCTTCTGCAAGCCAAAAGTAGTGGAAAAAATCATTATCATTTCTTCGATCAATCAAATCAAACTAAAGAGCTTGAAAGGCTTAAAAACAGCAAACAGCTTAAGCAAGCCATCGCCGAGCAAGAATTTGAAGTTTATTATCAGCTTCAATACAACACCATAACCAATAAAATTATTGGCATGGAAGCCTTACTCAGATGGCATCATCCTGAGTCACATAAAATACTCTCAGCAAATGAATTTTTAAAAAATGCCTATGATACAAATCATATTGTTGAAATTGATGAATGGGTTATCAAAAGAGTAGGAAAAGACATTGCCAAATTAACTCAAACAGGAATCAATATCCCACCAATTTCAATCAACTTGTCTTCACAAAAACTTGAAGAAAGCTCATTACCCAAAATGCTTGAAGATACGATTAAACGAAACTTTATTTCTTCATCTTCTATTAAGGTAGAAATTACCGAAGGCAGCCTGTTGCATGACCTAGACAAATCTATGCGAACCCTTCAACACCTTAGACAACTTGGAATTAAAGTATGTATTGATAATTTTGGGATAGGGTATTCAAGCTTATCTTACATTCAGTCATTGCCAATAGAATCTATCAAAATTGATAAATCCTTTATTGAAAACATTGCAACCAGCAATAGTGATATGCAAATATGCCGTACCTTTATTCAACTTGCAAAATCGTTACATCTATCCATTATTGCAGAAGGCATTCAATCAGAGATTCAAAGTGAAATACTTAAAAAAGAAGGTTGTTATATACACCAAGGATATCTCTATTCTCGTCCAGAATCTTTAGACAACATCATTGACGAACTCAGCCAGAATCCTTTACACACTTAA
- a CDS encoding EAL and GGDEF domain-containing protein, protein MSNNLTPTLKFTPILLAVVFSILFVSAATLWPMLQQYKSSSIQKLNNESTAQLNLITSLLEPVENGKTEWSRNKAQTEALKKIKMLWQKNTKELTDFRYFLVSRKNASAEPKVLLDIGATNIPLSQSLFKPIFNRSFTENTILNISEDYYLSLSPIYSDRFGLMILHKQPNITQIIEKIAPYTGLALLVSIVLSWLILKLSKRRALKKIGQSQTRYKQLVESSMDWIWETDQYGNLTFCSDQCFNILGYTPLEMVGKPIFNFLLPSQAKENEQKIMQFMQQKDDIYNLEISFESKIGSTVSVLMHGQMYRNEHGKIIGYRGINRDITKQKEKHETIMNMAFYDPLTELPNRPNLINKLNDHLDTIIKRRDMSLSALLFIDLDGFKDVNDSQGHEVGDLLLKTIADRMKELSGEPNQVFRLGGDEFVVLIRCKNQMLMPDFKLLLEEYLKRLLAAINTPMIVDHHNIMVTASVGIAMIPEDGRTSSEILSHADSAMYRAKHDGKNCFRYFDASMQELENQRKQMIIDIKHAIKHKEFQLYYQLQIDSQNQKIYGMEALIRWPSSRRGTMISPLEFIQLATESNNIQSIDEWVITQAAKDIAQMQQSTNRSIPVSINLSAKTLENPKLPELVSKAIEENFLAPADIRLEVTETSLLKNLDKAVLSLQILRNKGIETSIDDFGTGYSSLSYLQNLPIDTLKIDKSFIDKITTSNSDLKICRSIIQLAKSLDKNLIAEGVQYENQKDLLTNEGCFIIQGFLYSKPQPMSEIIQLLMKPDIKENSGSQLYKEPATPNTQTNKQTETKLRLINDI, encoded by the coding sequence GTGTCAAATAACTTAACACCTACCTTAAAATTCACACCAATACTGCTTGCCGTAGTATTCTCTATACTATTCGTGAGTGCTGCGACGTTATGGCCAATGCTTCAACAGTACAAATCAAGCTCTATTCAAAAGTTAAACAATGAATCTACCGCTCAATTAAATTTAATCACATCACTACTAGAGCCCGTTGAAAACGGTAAAACAGAATGGTCACGAAATAAAGCTCAAACTGAAGCACTGAAAAAAATAAAGATGCTATGGCAGAAAAACACCAAAGAATTAACTGACTTTCGTTATTTTTTGGTTTCCAGAAAAAATGCCTCTGCAGAACCTAAAGTGCTTCTTGATATTGGCGCAACTAATATCCCACTGAGTCAAAGTTTATTTAAGCCTATTTTTAACCGCTCATTTACCGAAAACACTATCTTAAATATCTCTGAAGATTACTACTTGTCTCTTTCACCGATTTACTCCGATCGTTTTGGGTTAATGATTCTACATAAACAGCCCAATATCACTCAAATAATTGAAAAAATCGCACCCTATACAGGATTAGCCTTATTGGTTTCAATTGTTTTATCCTGGCTAATTCTTAAACTCTCGAAAAGAAGAGCACTTAAAAAAATTGGCCAGTCACAAACCCGCTATAAACAACTTGTTGAAAGCTCAATGGACTGGATCTGGGAGACAGATCAATATGGAAATCTGACTTTTTGCAGTGATCAATGCTTCAACATATTGGGCTATACACCATTAGAAATGGTTGGTAAACCCATTTTTAACTTTCTACTGCCTAGCCAAGCTAAAGAAAATGAACAAAAGATTATGCAGTTCATGCAACAAAAAGATGACATCTATAATCTTGAAATCAGTTTTGAATCTAAAATTGGCTCTACAGTTTCTGTTTTAATGCATGGCCAAATGTATAGAAATGAGCACGGTAAAATCATTGGCTATAGAGGTATTAACCGAGATATAACCAAACAAAAAGAAAAACACGAAACCATAATGAATATGGCTTTTTATGATCCTCTTACCGAATTGCCTAATCGACCTAATTTGATTAATAAACTTAACGATCACTTAGACACCATTATAAAACGCAGAGATATGTCTCTTTCTGCTCTGCTATTTATTGATTTGGACGGTTTTAAAGACGTTAATGATTCTCAAGGTCACGAAGTTGGCGATCTGCTTTTAAAAACAATTGCAGACAGAATGAAGGAGCTCTCCGGGGAACCAAACCAAGTATTTAGATTGGGGGGGGATGAATTTGTTGTATTAATTCGCTGCAAAAATCAAATGTTAATGCCAGATTTTAAGCTTTTATTAGAAGAGTATTTAAAACGGTTGTTAGCGGCTATTAATACTCCCATGATAGTTGATCACCACAACATCATGGTAACTGCGAGTGTTGGAATTGCCATGATTCCAGAAGACGGTAGAACCAGTTCTGAAATTCTTAGCCATGCTGATAGTGCAATGTATCGTGCTAAACATGATGGAAAAAATTGCTTTCGGTATTTTGACGCCAGCATGCAAGAGCTAGAAAACCAACGTAAACAAATGATAATAGATATCAAACACGCTATAAAACATAAAGAGTTTCAACTCTATTATCAACTACAAATTGACTCTCAAAACCAAAAAATCTATGGCATGGAGGCTCTCATAAGATGGCCAAGCTCTAGACGAGGCACAATGATTTCTCCTCTAGAATTCATTCAGCTTGCTACTGAATCAAACAATATTCAATCAATCGATGAATGGGTTATTACTCAAGCAGCCAAAGACATTGCTCAAATGCAACAAAGCACAAATCGTTCAATACCTGTTTCTATCAATCTTTCAGCCAAAACACTTGAAAACCCCAAATTGCCGGAATTAGTTAGCAAGGCAATTGAAGAAAACTTTTTAGCTCCCGCTGATATAAGACTAGAAGTAACAGAAACAAGCTTATTAAAAAACTTAGATAAAGCCGTTTTATCTCTCCAAATACTCCGTAATAAAGGTATAGAAACAAGCATTGATGACTTTGGTACGGGTTACTCAAGCTTATCTTATTTACAAAACTTACCTATTGATACGCTAAAAATTGATAAATCGTTTATTGATAAAATCACCACCAGCAATAGCGACTTAAAGATTTGCCGTTCAATCATTCAATTGGCAAAATCGTTAGATAAAAACCTCATTGCTGAGGGGGTACAGTATGAGAACCAGAAAGACCTGTTAACTAATGAAGGTTGTTTTATTATCCAAGGTTTCTTGTATTCAAAACCACAACCAATGTCAGAAATTATTCAGTTACTTATGAAGCCCGATATTAAAGAAAATTCTGGGTCACAATTATATAAAGAACCAGCAACCCCAAATACGCAAACAAACAAACAAACTGAGACTAAGCTTAGATTAATCAATGACATTTAG
- a CDS encoding protein adenylyltransferase SelO — protein sequence MSETQQTEFTQSYTNLPNDFYSLVKPEKMHGAELLHENQNLLDELGIDLSQETILAMTSGSHFPEGLTPLAQKYTGHQFGYYNPDLGDGRGVLLGQVKDKIGQSWDLHLKGCGRTPYSRRGDGRAVLRSAVREYLIGEALDALGVPSTRCLSLCASSEPVMREQVESRATYIRVAKTHIRFGHFEWLAQKGNIDDQKQLADYVIDTVYPELKTHVDEETRYAELLKTITTKTGQLIAGWQTVGFCHGVMNTDNMSVAGETFDFGPYAFLDDCQIHYICNHSDTEGRYAYSQQPNIGLWNCQVLAQAFSQLVPAQAIEESIDAYINTFNQQYLLKMGYKFGLTNPQTEDKHFIADTLLLLDKSQLDFHYFFHLLSFLNTENGSKQEEFKRFILDSKEWHIWLENYHKRIAEQEKQETKKTHEIPVVILRNYIAQDIIQDLESGDKSSLENWMNWLRNPNEPSEHLLRLNKDYLKPPTMCQKGLALSCSS from the coding sequence ATGTCAGAAACTCAGCAAACAGAATTTACTCAAAGCTACACAAACCTACCCAACGATTTCTATAGCTTAGTTAAGCCAGAAAAAATGCATGGGGCAGAGCTACTGCATGAAAATCAAAACTTACTAGACGAACTCGGTATTGATCTCTCTCAAGAAACGATTCTTGCAATGACTTCTGGTAGTCATTTTCCAGAAGGCTTAACACCATTAGCACAAAAATATACAGGCCACCAATTTGGTTACTACAACCCCGATTTAGGTGATGGCCGTGGTGTTTTACTTGGCCAGGTTAAAGACAAAATCGGGCAATCTTGGGATTTACACCTAAAAGGCTGTGGAAGAACCCCCTATTCAAGAAGAGGTGATGGGCGAGCCGTTTTAAGATCTGCAGTGCGTGAATATTTAATTGGCGAAGCTCTAGATGCTTTAGGTGTACCCAGTACACGCTGCTTAAGTTTATGTGCAAGCTCTGAACCCGTTATGCGTGAACAAGTGGAATCAAGAGCAACCTATATTAGAGTTGCTAAAACCCATATTCGTTTTGGTCACTTTGAATGGTTGGCACAAAAAGGAAATATTGATGATCAAAAACAACTTGCTGATTATGTGATTGATACCGTATATCCCGAGTTAAAAACACATGTAGATGAAGAGACTCGTTACGCCGAACTTTTAAAAACTATTACTACCAAAACAGGTCAACTTATTGCCGGCTGGCAAACTGTGGGATTTTGTCATGGCGTAATGAACACTGACAATATGTCGGTTGCGGGAGAAACTTTTGATTTTGGCCCTTATGCCTTTTTGGACGATTGCCAGATACATTACATCTGCAACCATTCTGATACTGAAGGCCGTTATGCCTATAGCCAACAACCCAATATTGGGTTATGGAACTGTCAAGTTTTGGCCCAAGCCTTTAGCCAGCTAGTACCAGCTCAGGCAATAGAAGAGTCAATAGATGCTTATATCAACACCTTTAATCAACAATACCTATTAAAAATGGGTTATAAATTTGGCCTGACCAACCCGCAAACCGAAGATAAACATTTTATTGCTGACACCCTATTATTATTGGATAAATCACAACTCGACTTTCATTACTTTTTTCATTTACTATCCTTTTTAAACACTGAAAACGGGTCTAAACAAGAAGAGTTTAAACGCTTTATACTAGATTCAAAAGAGTGGCATATTTGGTTAGAGAACTATCACAAACGCATTGCTGAGCAGGAAAAACAAGAAACCAAAAAAACGCATGAAATCCCCGTTGTAATATTAAGAAACTATATTGCTCAAGATATTATCCAAGACCTAGAAAGTGGAGATAAAAGCTCACTAGAAAACTGGATGAACTGGTTAAGAAATCCAAACGAGCCAAGCGAACATTTACTCAGACTAAATAAAGATTATCTCAAGCCACCGACCATGTGCCAAAAAGGGTTAGCGTTAAGCTGCTCTTCTTAG
- a CDS encoding OmpA/MotB family protein, producing MNVVMERARSAWLLAFGDVVTLLITFFIMTIAINKGEITKIEKWVDKQITQSYQVLETEAEQQNLQVIKIKRTARGVLLTIQSDNAFESGQFTPTAKLQKELAVMSKLLNKTPLFNIEQSAQNREVIKRAKADGMLWVPEIMVEGYTDDDKIDPRSRLRNNFFLSTLRAQSVMQALYEQSGLPAKLFSVSGYGEWQPIANNDTIEGKRLNRRVNVLITAGFQKNNTP from the coding sequence ATGAATGTGGTGATGGAGCGAGCAAGATCGGCTTGGTTATTGGCTTTTGGTGATGTAGTTACCTTATTGATTACGTTTTTTATTATGACCATCGCTATAAATAAGGGTGAAATTACCAAAATAGAAAAGTGGGTTGATAAACAAATTACACAGAGTTACCAGGTATTAGAAACAGAAGCTGAGCAACAGAACTTACAAGTTATAAAAATTAAGCGAACGGCTAGAGGTGTGTTGTTAACCATTCAAAGTGACAATGCTTTTGAAAGCGGGCAATTTACACCAACCGCAAAATTACAAAAAGAGCTTGCTGTTATGAGCAAATTACTAAATAAGACCCCGTTATTTAATATTGAACAATCTGCTCAGAACCGTGAAGTAATAAAACGTGCTAAAGCCGACGGAATGCTATGGGTGCCAGAAATTATGGTAGAAGGCTATACCGATGATGATAAGATTGATCCACGTTCTAGATTACGAAATAACTTTTTTTTAAGTACCTTAAGAGCACAATCTGTAATGCAGGCGCTGTATGAGCAAAGTGGTTTACCTGCCAAGCTATTTTCGGTATCGGGTTATGGTGAATGGCAGCCTATAGCAAACAACGATACTATAGAAGGTAAACGTTTAAATAGACGTGTAAATGTATTAATTACCGCAGGCTTTCAAAAAAATAACACACCTTAA